A genomic segment from Salvia splendens isolate huo1 chromosome 13, SspV2, whole genome shotgun sequence encodes:
- the LOC121760578 gene encoding uncharacterized protein LOC121760578 translates to MEIFGKLEINLPFLQALKLPSFSRFIKDFIAGKANADGKIVIGESVSAMIKKKRLPFKRTDPGMFTLPIIIEDVKIEHGMCDLGASINVLPFSVYKRLTVVSLVDTNVVIQLADRSCISPKGVLDNVIVRVHDFLYPADFHVIRMNESEAGEANEVLLGGPFLRTAKTIIDVSDGTICLDYHGEKFTFNIDEAMKKPLDIKNLHSLYEQLAAAEMNDSIEEEVSGWCETLLTQNMIDEEINNAIMGFCQKPTSSDSTGIAQPNSLEKVSDFGELLGDQ, encoded by the exons ATGGAAATTTTTGGCAAGCTTGAGATCAACCTGCCATTTCTACAAGCATTGAAGCTACCCTCATTCAGCCGGTTTATCAAGGACTTCATAGCTGGGAAAGCTAATGCCGATGGGAAGATAGTGATTGGAGAGAGCGTGTCTGCTATGATCAAGAAGAAGAGGCTTCCTTTCAAGAGAACTGATCCCGGAATGTTCACACTGCCCATCATTATTGAAGATGTTAAGATTGAGCATggtatgtgtgatttaggggcttCGATCAATGTGCTACCTTTCTCAGTCTACAAGAGATTGACTGTAGTCAGCCTAGTAGATACAAACGTGGTTATCCAGCTTGCAGATAGATCATGCATTAGTCCTAAAGGAGTACTGGACAATGTGATTGTAAGGGTGCATGATTTCCTATACCCTGCAGATTTCCATGTGATCCGTATGAATGAATCCGAAGCTGGAGAGGCCAATGAAGTATTGTTGGGGGGGCCATTCCTGCGAACGGCCAAaactataattgatgtgagtGATGGAACAATCTGCTTGGATTATCACGGGGAGAAGTTCACATTCAATATTGATGAAGCGATGAAAAAGCCCTTGGATATTAAAAATCTACATTCCTTGTAT GAGCAACTTGCAGCTGCTGAAATGAATGACTCGATTGAAGAAGAGGTTTCAGGATGGTGTGAGACACTTTTGACACAAAATATGATCGATGAAGAGATCAACAATGCAATCATGGGATTCTGCCAGAAGCCAACTTCATCTGATTCAACTGGAATTGCTCAACCGAATAGTTTGGAAAAAGTGTCCGACTTTGGGGAGTTGTTGGGTGATCAGTAA